Sequence from the Rubidibacter lacunae KORDI 51-2 genome:
GAGGGCAGGGGAGTGCCAACGCCCTGCAACTAAGGATATCTGCCCGCACCTGCTACTCGAGCAGCATGATGCATGCACAATGATTGATGGTTTGTTGGCATGCTGATTCGGGCAGTCCGAAATATACCTGACATTTCTTGCTAAGTCTGCTGAGTGAGTCGCCTGCCCTCGATTTGTGGAGCTTCGACTACCCTCGCCACATCAGTAGTATTCCAATTGGCGTTCGTCGCCAATGCTCTAGGAATTCTCCCCGGCACGCCACCCCGGACAGGACCCAACTCACCGTTGACAATGGCAGCTCCAGCCCCAACTTCGCCTGCATAAATTGCAGTTGATTCTCCGTCAATCCCTCCGCAGCTAGAATATTCAGTGCCGAGGGCTGCCCATAGGAAATACTTATTAACTCCAACGCGATCGCGCTCTAAATCCAAGCAGCACTAGCATTCCCTTACCTGTCAACATACAAGGGATAATACAGGGCCAGGTTGCGGGCAGCTTCGCTGCCGAAGAGTTTGGGGCGGCAGGAGTAGGCGGCATCGAGATAAGTAGCAATCACTCAAAAGCCGAGAACGACACGATCGCCAAGTATAAGGACGGCAACTTTGCTCTGTCGGGAAAAAGAATGTCTGTCTGTCTGGTTAAAACGCCAGGGAACGGTTGTGAAGTCACGTTATTTGTGGCTGCGAGCGAGGCACACGCTCGAAAAATAAGGGCTGAAGGGCAATTGTCAAACTTGCCTGCAAGTTCTTCGTACATTTACATAGCTATCGTTCGGTCTTGCAATATCGCTAAGGCTATTCCCAAAGTAGGTCTTCATCAGGCAGGTATTTTTTGAACGATCGCTGCGGAACTGGCAGTGCTCTTACCAGTCCTTAGAGTTAACTCGTAATCCTCAATTTGTCGACCGTTCAACTCTCTGCACCCATGTCTGCGTCAGATCCTCAAACCCTTACCATTGGTTGGCTCTATCCAACATTAATGAGCACTTACGGCGATCGCGGCAACGTTATTTGCTTGCAGCGACGTGCTCAATGGCGAGGCTTTGACGTGCGCGTAGTCCGCCTCGATCTCGACGCCAGCGCCGATGACTTTGCGCTAATCGATCTCTTCGTCGGCGGCGGCGCTCAAGATCGGCAACAAGAAATTGTCATGCGCGACCTGCGCGGAGCAAAAGCCGACACCCTATCCGATCGGATTGAAGCCGGCGTGCCCGGTTCCTTTACCTGCGGTTCACCGCAACTGCTCGGTCACTACTACGAACCCGCACTTGGGCAGCGCATTGCTGGATTGGGCATCTTCGACTTTGTCACCAAACATCCCGGACCCGACGCGGCGCGCTGTATCGGCAACGTCGTATACGAACTGACTGCCCAACCACTGGCAACCGAAATTGCTACCGATACTGGGACAACCCCCCTCGCGATCGGCTTTGAAAACCATGGCGGTCGTACCTATCTCGGAGATGTGCAACCTCTCGGGCAAGTCCTCTACGGCAACGGCAACAACGGCAAAGACGGAACCGAGGGTGCCTTTTACCGCCGCGCAATTGCTACCTACGCTCACGGTCCGCTCCTGCCCAAAAACCCCGCCATCGCCGATTGGTTATTGCGCGCGGCCCTAGAGCAAAAAACTGGCAAACCTGTCACCCTAATCCCTCTAGACGATGCGCTCGTGCAGCCTGCCCGAAGTGCACTGTTGCAACGCTTGGGCTTGCAAGAAACGGCAAGCTCGCGTCATAAATAATGCCTGCAGTTTGCTTTTGAGAGGACTGAGTCGCAGCTTGCAGCTTGAATTGCCAACTGCACTCCCGGAGTTCTGGTCGAGTTGCTCCAAGTTGCCGATAAGTTGTTCGGACTTGCAATCGCGCCGCGCTCTGTTGCCATCAAGTTGCCACCAAGTTGCCAAAAGTTGCCGCTGAGTTGCGATCGCGAAAACTCTTGGAGGGAAATTGACCGACATGTTGCCAAGTTGGCCAACGTTCTTGCAAAAATTTGCGATGATGAGATTGTCTGCATGATGATGAAGTTGTCTGCAAGACAAGACTTGCTCCCGATTCACGCCCGTCAACTCTCACTTCAATGGAACCATGACCGGACGAACTATCGATAATGGTGCCTCGACCGTCCTACTCCTGATCGTGCCAGCCGCGATTGCCTTAGTTGTCTTGTTTGTTGCCTGGCCAGTACTCCTTGGTGTTGCCCTGCTCTCCCTCGGCTGGCGACTGTGGCAACAGTACCAATGGCAACAATGGAGCGCGCGGGTCGATCCCTTTTTCAAGCAGCTCATGCGCGACAACGAAGGCCGCATGACTGCAGCTGACTTGGCCCTGAGCGCTAACTTGACCGGCGACTCAGCCCAACGCTTCCTTGCAAGGAAGGCAACCGAATTCAATGCGCTTCGACGCGACAGCGATCTCGGCACTGCCTACTATTTCCTGACGGCAAGCGCCCTTGGCAGCGCCTTCGATACGGATACCGATGCAACCGACATAGTTGAATTAGATGCAGATGACAAGATGCCGGTCGAAACTGCACCGGCATCGACATCAGCAGCAAGCTTGCGCTCCGCATTTGACTGTGAAATTGACGATCCCGACACCGAAGGCGGAAGTGTTGCCGCGCCCACATCATTAGGCGCTGCCCTCCGCATCCGTCAGCAAGAGCAATCTACCGCCATCTCCCTGCCATCGGAAAGCAGTGCCACGTCCACTGACCTGGATGCCAAAACACTTGCTCTGATTCAAGCCGATTTGGCCAAACGCCTAGACGTACATCCCAGCACGGTTACCAAACGCAAGGGCGAACCGGATTTCAGCGAGTGGAGCCAGTGTCGCGATCCGGAAGGCATTGCCTGGGTTTTTGACCCCCAAAAAAAGGTCTTCCGACCGCGCTCCTAGCACTGGTAATGCTCCCACGTCCTGAGACGGCGTTCGCCAGGGGCGGGCGCGAAGGCTTTGGTTTCCAAACCGCAGCTGGTATCTCACAGCCGCAAATTTCGCGAAAGTTGACTGTTTAATTGGAAGCTAACGCGATCGCTTCGTGCGGTCCGACCAGCGACAGGTACGGCTCGATCTCGAAGTAGCGTTGAGCTACCTCGCATGCTTGTTCGGGCGTCACAGCCGCGATCGCAGCTTGAAATTCCGTATCGAACTCGACCCCAAGTCCGAGGGTTACGTACCAGCCGAAGAGCTGGGCGAGTTGCGAGTTGCTTTGCTTGCCCAAAGCGTACTGCCCTAGCAGCTTGTTTTTCGCCACTTGCAGCTCTTCTGTTGAAAGCGGTAACGCGCACAAGCGCTCGACCTCTCGGTGCAGCCCTGCGAGGGCCACAGCCGTATTGCTCGGAGCCGTACCAATATATGTAATGAAGTGTGAGTCATCGACGCGCGTGGGATAAAACGCCGACACGTCATAAGCTAGACCGAGCTTTTCACGCAGTTCGACAAATAGCCGGCTCGATAGCCCGTTGCCAAGATAGGAATTCAGCAGCTTGAGTGGGGCATAGTCTTCACTGCGAACCGGTGCTGTCAAATAACCGAGCATGACGATCGCTTGCTGCGTATCCTGCTCGGTTAGGACCCTTTGCGGATAAGGGACCGGAGTCGGATGTGCAATTGCCGCTACCGCTTCGTCGGGAGCAGACCAATCACCAAACGCCGCCGCCACGCGATCGGCTGCTTCCTCAATGCTGATGCGACCGGACAAGCTCACTACTAAGCGATCGGGGCGCAAATACTTACCGTGATGGCGATGTAAATCCTCTCGCTGAAGTTGACCCAAGGTATCTTCCATACCTAAGCTGGACCGGCCATAAGGGTGGTTGCCGTACATCCGACCGCGCAATTGCTCTAAGGCAACCTCGAAGGGCTGCTCCCGCCGGGCACGGAGACTTTGGAGCGCTAAAGAGCGTTCGAGTGCTACTTCCGCATCCGGAAACGACGGAGCTCGCGCGAGCTCCCCCACCAGGTCAAAGATTTCGACGAAATCTCCGGACACCGTCTTCAGGCTGATGCCGAAGTAATCGGACGTTGCATCTGTCCCGAGACCGGCACCAACTGACTCCACTGCCTCGGCAATTTCAGCAGCCGAGCGGTGCTCCGTTCCCTTAGTCAAAACGGATGCAAGCAGATGTGCGAGCCCAGCCTTGTCAGGTGTTTCCGCCCGCGTCCCGGCATCTACAAACATCAGACGACCGGCAATGATATCGGCTGATGGATTTTCAACGACAACGATCTCGATGCCATTTGCGAGGGTTGTCCGGCGGACATGCCTTAAAGGAGGGGCGAGTTGGGTCATGAATCGGTCAATCCGTTAGACGGGATAGGGAGCAATCCGAAAATCCGGGTCGCGCTTATGCTTTCCGAGTGTTTACTAATAGAGCAACCGACCGCATAGTGAAGCGTCGCGTTACTCGGGCAGCATAACCGTAACGGCATAGCGATCGGTGGAAAGATACTGTCGCGCGATGCGTTGTAAGTCCTGGGGAGTCACACCTTGGACGCGCTGCGGATAGGTTGCCGAAAGTTCCGGCGACGCGATCGTGCTGTAGTAGCCGTAGAGCCCGGCAAGCTGCCCGGGGGTCTCCGTGGAAAAGGCATAGTCGTTACAAAGCAGGCGCTGCGCCCTTTTTAGTTCGGCTGAGTTTACGGGAACGTCCTGCAGTTCCTGCAAAAGGTCGCGCAAAAGGTTTTCCACATAGGGAACCAGTTCTGGTTCTAGAACAGCACCGATCGAGAACAAGCTTGAGTCGCGCTGCAGCGAAAATGACGTGCCGATGTCGATTACGATTTGGCGTTCTTCTCGTAACTCGCGCATCCAGCGTGCCGATCGCCCTTCCGTTAATACTGCCGACAGCACGTCTAACGCGAACGCATCATCCAAACATTCGGCACCCGGACCGACCCAACCCATTAATAATCGCGCTTGCTGCAGCTGAGGCGATCGCAACTCGGAGCGGCGGATACCAATAGCTGGCGGTTCGGCAGCAACGTTAGCTGGCGGACAGGATAATGGCGCTTCGAAGTCGGCGAAGCTACTGGCAACCCACTTGCCGGCTTCTATGGCATCGAAGTTGCCAACTAGCACGACAGTCATGCGATCCGGTTGGTAGTGCGTGCGGTGAAAACATCGCAGCATCTTCGGCGTGTAGCATCTCAGTTCGGCCTCCGTCCCCAAAATCGAACGCCCGTAGGGATGGCGCTCGTAGAGGCTTGCACTCAGCATCTGAAAACCCAGCCAGTCGGGGTCGTCGTGGCAGGCACGTAGTTCTTCGAGGACTACGTCGCGCTCGCGGTCGAACTCGCTATCGGGCACAGTTGCGTGCAAAAGAATGTCTGCCAGGTGCGGTAGTACCTGCGGCATGCGATCGGTCGCCACTGTTAAAAAGTAGTGGGCATAGTCATAGCTTGTTGCGGCGTTAGCCATTCCTCCGCAGTATTCGATGTGGCGGTCGAACTCGCCAGGCTCGAGGGATGGGGTGCCTTTAAACAGGGCGTGCTCCAGGAAATGTGCCATACCCGACCAATTCGGCGGCTCGTGGAGAGCCCCTGCTCGCACCCACACATCAGCAACTGCAACAGGCGTACCAGCAGTCTGTTGGTGAATTAGTGTCAAGCCATTCTCGAAACGCGTAATGCTAGCGGGGAAATCGGCGGTCAGACCGGAGCATTGGAGCAGTTGCAATGTGGATGTGGGGGGCAATGACGATAGGCTCTATGCTAGCACCCAACAAAGCATCCCCCCAGCTCTAGAGTTGGAGGGATGCAAATGCTGTGGAGTGCGACCGCGACGCCGTCTTACCTCAGCTTCTGACCTCATGATTCAAATGGGATTCGGCGTTCTCGCTTGAAGTTTCCGAGTACGATGCCCGGTCTACTGCCACGAGAGGGCTGATTCCCTCATGGGGTCAATATGTAGATCAAGAAACAGTATTGGCAGTCACCAACGTCGCCGCCGATCCACACTTTGCATTTTACCCAGTCATCTAGGGAATAGTGCAAGTGCATTCAAGTTACGATCGTGGATGGTAAGTCCCAATCTTCTCGAGCTGCGGTTGACCGCAGCTGACTGCTGCTGACGGTGACGGCTTAGCGCGATCGCTCCACATCGCGCCGGTCTGCACGTCGTTCGAGGCGCTTTTCGAGGCGAAACAAAAACACCATCGCCGCGACGAGCCCGAGCTGTAGTGCCAAGTTGCCCAAGGTGGGCAGCACCTCTGTTCCCGCTGCCAAACGGGCGGTAAAAACTAAAGCTCCGACCGCACCTGAGACAGCAAAAGCGGCGTAAAAAAATCTACGAAACCCACGATAAGGTGCCTTAGCTTCAGCTAGGAGACGGGCGTATTTTTCT
This genomic interval carries:
- a CDS encoding type 1 glutamine amidotransferase, yielding MSASDPQTLTIGWLYPTLMSTYGDRGNVICLQRRAQWRGFDVRVVRLDLDASADDFALIDLFVGGGAQDRQQEIVMRDLRGAKADTLSDRIEAGVPGSFTCGSPQLLGHYYEPALGQRIAGLGIFDFVTKHPGPDAARCIGNVVYELTAQPLATEIATDTGTTPLAIGFENHGGRTYLGDVQPLGQVLYGNGNNGKDGTEGAFYRRAIATYAHGPLLPKNPAIADWLLRAALEQKTGKPVTLIPLDDALVQPARSALLQRLGLQETASSRHK
- a CDS encoding M16 family metallopeptidase, whose protein sequence is MTQLAPPLRHVRRTTLANGIEIVVVENPSADIIAGRLMFVDAGTRAETPDKAGLAHLLASVLTKGTEHRSAAEIAEAVESVGAGLGTDATSDYFGISLKTVSGDFVEIFDLVGELARAPSFPDAEVALERSLALQSLRARREQPFEVALEQLRGRMYGNHPYGRSSLGMEDTLGQLQREDLHRHHGKYLRPDRLVVSLSGRISIEEAADRVAAAFGDWSAPDEAVAAIAHPTPVPYPQRVLTEQDTQQAIVMLGYLTAPVRSEDYAPLKLLNSYLGNGLSSRLFVELREKLGLAYDVSAFYPTRVDDSHFITYIGTAPSNTAVALAGLHREVERLCALPLSTEELQVAKNKLLGQYALGKQSNSQLAQLFGWYVTLGLGVEFDTEFQAAIAAVTPEQACEVAQRYFEIEPYLSLVGPHEAIALASN
- a CDS encoding M16 family metallopeptidase, whose product is MQLLQCSGLTADFPASITRFENGLTLIHQQTAGTPVAVADVWVRAGALHEPPNWSGMAHFLEHALFKGTPSLEPGEFDRHIEYCGGMANAATSYDYAHYFLTVATDRMPQVLPHLADILLHATVPDSEFDRERDVVLEELRACHDDPDWLGFQMLSASLYERHPYGRSILGTEAELRCYTPKMLRCFHRTHYQPDRMTVVLVGNFDAIEAGKWVASSFADFEAPLSCPPANVAAEPPAIGIRRSELRSPQLQQARLLMGWVGPGAECLDDAFALDVLSAVLTEGRSARWMRELREERQIVIDIGTSFSLQRDSSLFSIGAVLEPELVPYVENLLRDLLQELQDVPVNSAELKRAQRLLCNDYAFSTETPGQLAGLYGYYSTIASPELSATYPQRVQGVTPQDLQRIARQYLSTDRYAVTVMLPE
- a CDS encoding DUF3493 domain-containing protein produces the protein MAESPDARTTEQRPGKEKYARLLAEAKAPYRGFRRFFYAAFAVSGAVGALVFTARLAAGTEVLPTLGNLALQLGLVAAMVFLFRLEKRLERRADRRDVERSR